Proteins encoded together in one Peribacillus asahii window:
- a CDS encoding AMP-binding enzyme: MIKRSGQNVSASEVESVIEEHPSVYEAAVVGIPDKIRDEGMKAYVVLQQNHEVLKEELMHYCRLRLAKFKVPDIIEIIDEFPRTSIGEVQKHALQQMHVEEYRDFF, encoded by the coding sequence ATGATTAAACGTTCTGGACAAAATGTTTCTGCAAGCGAGGTAGAAAGTGTTATTGAAGAACATCCAAGTGTATATGAAGCTGCAGTAGTTGGTATTCCTGATAAGATTCGTGATGAAGGGATGAAAGCCTATGTTGTTTTGCAGCAGAATCATGAGGTATTAAAAGAAGAGCTTATGCACTACTGCCGTTTACGATTAGCTAAATTTAAAGTTCCAGATATTATTGAAATTATTGATGAATTTCCTCGTACTTCAATTGGAGAAGTTCAAAAGCATGCTTTACAACAAATGCATGTAGAAGAATATAGAGACTTTTTTTAA
- a CDS encoding dioxygenase family protein: MFPSFFIAHGAPLLAIEDNEYTQFLTQLGCTLPRPKAVVLFSAHWESSIQEVSQVGEYETIYDFGGFPEALYRIKYPAKGNEQLSEEIKELFTDHGISYEVETSRGLDHGAWVVLRMLYPDADIPVISMSVNPHLSAEEQYKIGHSLSALREKDILIIGSGGTVHNLGMVNMAGENQTDQWALDFDKWLEEHLNNWDVESLFQYRSLAPAAKLAVPLYGSEHFIPLFYAMGAAHNQQKATLLHRSYRYGNLSHSVWQFGE, encoded by the coding sequence ATGTTCCCATCTTTTTTTATCGCTCACGGGGCACCGTTGTTAGCGATCGAGGATAATGAGTATACACAATTTTTAACACAACTAGGTTGTACATTACCAAGGCCGAAAGCCGTTGTTTTATTTTCAGCTCATTGGGAGTCTTCGATACAAGAGGTAAGCCAAGTAGGCGAATATGAAACAATCTATGATTTCGGCGGCTTTCCTGAAGCGCTATATCGCATTAAATATCCTGCAAAAGGAAACGAGCAGCTTTCAGAGGAAATTAAAGAACTGTTTACGGACCATGGTATATCTTATGAAGTAGAAACAAGCCGTGGATTAGATCATGGGGCTTGGGTTGTCCTTAGAATGCTTTATCCAGATGCTGATATACCAGTTATTTCTATGTCTGTTAATCCACATCTTTCAGCAGAGGAGCAATATAAAATTGGTCACTCTCTGTCTGCATTGAGAGAAAAAGATATTTTAATTATTGGGAGTGGAGGTACCGTACATAATTTAGGAATGGTGAATATGGCGGGAGAAAATCAAACTGATCAATGGGCTCTCGATTTCGACAAGTGGCTGGAAGAGCATTTGAATAATTGGGATGTTGAGTCTCTTTTTCAGTATCGTTCGTTAGCTCCGGCAGCAAAACTTGCTGTGCCGTTGTATGGAAGTGAACACTTTATTCCGCTTTTTTATGCGATGGGGGCCGCTCATAATCAACAAAAAGCTACATTACTTCATCGAAGTTATCGTTATGGAAATTTGAGTCATAGTGTATGGCAGTTTGGTGAGTAA